In one window of Erinaceus europaeus chromosome 17, mEriEur2.1, whole genome shotgun sequence DNA:
- the LOC103117638 gene encoding olfactory receptor 226: protein MERRNQSGRVSEFVLLGFPAPAPLRALLFALSLLAYVLVLTENALIIMAIKNHSTLHKPMYFFLANMSFLEIWYVTVTIPKMLAGFIGNKQGRGQLISFEGCMTQLYFFLGLGCTECVLLAVMAYDRYVAICHPLHYAVIVSGRLCVQLAAGSWAGGFGISMVKVFLISRLSYCGPNIINHFFCDVSPLLNLSCTDMSTAELTDFVLAIFILLGPLSVTGASYMAITGAVMRIPSASGRHKAFSTCASHLTVVIIFYAASIFIYARPKALSAFDTNKLVSVLYAVIVPLLNPIIYCLRNQEVKRALRRTLHLYGDQDAKPGKASRDG from the coding sequence ATGGAGCGGAGGAATCAGAGTGGGAGAGTGAGTGAGTTTGTGCTGCTGGGCTTCCCGGCTCCAGCGCCACTGCGAGCGCTACTGTTTGCCCTTTCTCTGCTGGCCTATGTGTTGGTGCTGACTGAGAACGCACTCATCATAATGGCAATTAAGAATCACTCTACCCTTCACAAACCCATGTACTTCTTTCTAGCCAATATGTCCTTCCTGGAGATTTGGTACGTTACTGTTACAATTCCTAAGATGTTAGCTGGCTTTATTGGGAACAAGCAGGGACGTGGACAGCTGATCTCCTTTGAGGGCTGCATGACACAGCTCTACTTCTTCCTGGGCCTGGGCTGCACTGAGTGTGTTCTTCTTGCCGTTATGGCCTAtgatcgctatgtggccatctgccatCCTCTCCACTATGCTGTCATTGTCAGTGGCCGGCTGTGTGTCCAGCTGGCAGCTGGCTCCTGGGCTGGAGGCTTTGGTATCTCCATGGTCAAAGTTTTTCTCATTTCTCGCCTCTCTTACTGTGGCCCTAACATCATCAACCACTTTTTCTGTGACGTCTCTCCACTGCTCAACCTTTCATGCACTGATATGTCCACAGCAGAGCTGACGGACTTTGTCCTGGctatttttatccttctgggaccaCTCTCTGTCACTGGAGCCTCTTACATGGCCATCACGGGTGCTGTGATGCGCATCCCCTCAGCTTCCGGGCGTCATAAAGCCTTTTCTACCTGTGCATCTCACCTGACTGTTGTGATCATCTTCTATGCAGCTAGTATCTTCATCTATGCCCGACCCAAGGCTCTCTCAGCTTTTGACACCAACAAGCTGGTCTCTGTACTCTATGCTGTCATTGTACCATTGCTTAATCCCATCATTTACTGCTTGCGCAACCAAGAGGTTAAGAGAGCTCTACGTCGGACTCTGCACCTGTATGGGGACCAGGATGCCAAACCGGGGAAAGCTAGTAGAGATGGGTAG